Proteins encoded together in one Geothermobacter hydrogeniphilus window:
- a CDS encoding multicopper oxidase domain-containing protein: MSCKRFLTVLPLIALLLLVGVGSSQAVYRQQCPPDTDGVDTDGDGIVDNDNICVQIGGGDGYAVMGDGRHLYTFGFSAFGGPYTPDDVVNGTAPDPADAGNMWSDATNPGLVLGANFPAPTMHFKQGQKVFLTLHNVGMLIRPDLFDPHTVHYHGFPNVAAIFDGLPDSAVSINMGSSMTYFYNLVEPGTYMYHCHVEATEHMQMGMLGNFYVDPIQDNGSPITVNGKPYSKFAYNDINGATGYDVMMPLQIHSFDPVFHTEDETVQPLSFSTMRDVYPMFNGRGYPDTVNELTPTANPGDIDLILNKEGNFAQGMPALIKATAGDRVLLRVTSLSTTEHFTVISPSIPMKVVGNGAQIMRTNGDPTGTDLFYMTNSIRLGGGEATDVILDTTGVAPGTYFVYSRNLEQLSNNQEDFGGMMTEIIIQ; this comes from the coding sequence ATGAGTTGCAAACGATTTCTGACAGTCCTGCCGCTGATCGCCCTCCTGCTCCTGGTCGGGGTGGGGTCTTCACAGGCGGTTTATCGCCAGCAGTGTCCGCCCGATACCGACGGGGTTGATACTGACGGTGACGGCATTGTTGACAATGACAATATCTGTGTCCAGATCGGCGGCGGTGATGGTTATGCCGTCATGGGGGATGGCCGCCACCTCTACACCTTCGGGTTTTCGGCCTTCGGGGGGCCCTACACCCCCGACGATGTCGTCAACGGCACCGCGCCTGATCCGGCTGATGCCGGCAACATGTGGAGTGACGCGACCAACCCCGGGCTGGTCCTGGGGGCCAATTTCCCGGCGCCGACCATGCACTTCAAGCAGGGCCAGAAGGTCTTTCTCACCCTGCACAATGTCGGCATGCTGATCCGTCCGGACCTGTTTGACCCGCATACGGTTCATTATCACGGGTTTCCGAACGTGGCGGCGATTTTCGACGGTCTGCCCGATTCAGCGGTTTCGATCAACATGGGGTCGAGCATGACCTACTTCTACAACCTCGTCGAGCCCGGCACCTACATGTACCATTGTCATGTCGAGGCGACCGAACACATGCAGATGGGGATGCTCGGCAACTTCTACGTCGATCCGATCCAGGACAACGGGTCCCCGATTACCGTGAACGGGAAACCGTACAGCAAGTTCGCCTACAATGATATCAACGGGGCGACCGGTTACGATGTGATGATGCCCCTGCAGATCCATTCGTTTGACCCGGTCTTCCATACCGAGGATGAAACCGTTCAACCCCTGTCCTTTTCCACCATGCGTGACGTCTACCCGATGTTCAACGGACGGGGATACCCGGATACGGTCAATGAACTCACGCCGACCGCCAATCCGGGCGACATCGACCTGATCCTGAACAAGGAAGGAAACTTCGCCCAGGGCATGCCGGCGTTGATCAAGGCGACCGCCGGTGACCGGGTCCTGCTCCGTGTGACCAGCCTGTCAACCACGGAACATTTTACCGTCATCTCCCCCAGTATCCCGATGAAGGTGGTCGGCAACGGCGCGCAGATCATGCGCACCAACGGTGACCCGACCGGGACCGATCTCTTCTACATGACCAATTCCATTCGTCTGGGCGGCGGTGAGGCGACGGACGTCATTCTTGACACCACCGGGGTGGCGCCAGGAACCTATTTCGTCTACTCCCGCAACCTCGAACAGCTCAGCAACAACCAGGAAGATTTCGGCGGCATGATGACCGAAATCATCATTCAGTGA